Proteins encoded together in one Mastacembelus armatus chromosome 15, fMasArm1.2, whole genome shotgun sequence window:
- the LOC113132140 gene encoding isoaspartyl peptidase/L-asparaginase-like isoform X2, whose translation MTPRRYFELHLLAVPSQMTDMLPVVVVQGGAGFVPRQRSEASTSGVCAAARAAYAILQGGGSSMDAVLEAVTNLENNPVFNAGCGSVLNVKGDIEMDAIVMDGKTLGSGAVSAVRNIANPVQLARLVMEKTSHACLTAEGASKFARDMGIPEVPQESLITEYSRMRWKDNLEPDANPVQCQMGKMGTVGAVAVDREGNTACATSTGGMLNKMEGRVGDTPMIGSGSYADNKVGAVSITGHGEAIMKVALARLIMFHMEQGQSVEAASDLGLAYMKSRVDGLGGVVTVDPQGHWAARFSSLQMAWAAAQKDTLHHGLYCGEHFTQSID comes from the exons AACTTCATCTATTGGCAGTTCCTTCACAGATGACTGACATGTTGCCAGTTGTGGTGGTCCAGGGGGGCGCAGGTTTTGTCCCAAGGCAGCGGTCAGAAGCGTCAACTTCAGGGGTGTGCGCAGCAGCCCGAGCAGCTTATGCCATCCTTCAGGGAGGGGGCAGTAGTATGGATGCAGTTTTGGAGGCTGTGACCAATCTGGAGAATAACCCTGTCTTCAATGCAG GCTGTGGGTCAGTGCTGAATGTCAAAGGAGACATAGAGATGGATGCCATCGTGATGGATGGGAAAACACTAGGTAGTGGTGCTGTGTCCGCTGTACGCAATATAGCCAACCCTGTTCAGCTGGCAAGACTGGTTATGGAGAAG accAGTCATGCGTGTCTAACAGCAGAGGGTGCCAGTAAGTTCGCTCGGGACATGGGTATCCCCGAGGTGCCCCAAGAGTCCCTCATCACTGAGTATTCCCGCATGCGCTGGAAAGACAACCTGGAACCTGACGCAAACCCTGTGCAGTGCCAAAT GGGGAAGATGGGCACAGTTGGAGCTGTGGCAGTCGACAGGGAGGGCAACACAGCCTGTGCAACCTCCACTGGTGGAATGCTGAACAAGATGGAGGGACGGGTGGGCGACACACCCATGATAG GATCTGGCAGTTATGCTGACAACAAGGTGGGAGCGGTGTCAATTACAGGGCACGGAGAAGCCATAATGAAAGTTGCACTGGCACGACTCATCATGTTCCACATGGAGCAAG GTCAGTCAGTGGAGGCAGCCAGTGATCTGGGCCTGGCCTACATGAAGTCCAGGGTGGATGGGCTGGGTGGGGTGGTGACAGTGGATCCCCAGGGTCATTGGGCTGCTCGCTTCTCCAGCCTGCAAATGGCCTGGGCTGCAGCTCAGAAAGACACCCTGCACCATGGCCTGTACTGTGGGGAACACTTTACACAGAGCATTGATTAA
- the LOC113132140 gene encoding isoaspartyl peptidase/L-asparaginase-like isoform X5, with amino-acid sequence MHFYAQIFFLCFLSNFAHLELHLLAVPSQMTDMLPVVVVQGGAGFVPRQRSEASTSGVCAAARAAYAILQGGGSSMDAVLEAVTNLENNPVFNAGCGSVLNVKGDIEMDAIVMDGKTLGSGAVSAVRNIANPVQLARLVMEKTSHACLTAEGASKFARDMGIPEVPQESLITEYSRMRWKDNLEPDANPVQCQMGKMGTVGAVAVDREGNTACATSTGGMLNKMEGRVGDTPMIGQSVEAASDLGLAYMKSRVDGLGGVVTVDPQGHWAARFSSLQMAWAAAQKDTLHHGLYCGEHFTQSID; translated from the exons atgcatttttatgctCAAAtctttttcttatgttttctgTCAAACTTTGCACATTTAGAACTTCATCTATTGGCAGTTCCTTCACAGATGACTGACATGTTGCCAGTTGTGGTGGTCCAGGGGGGCGCAGGTTTTGTCCCAAGGCAGCGGTCAGAAGCGTCAACTTCAGGGGTGTGCGCAGCAGCCCGAGCAGCTTATGCCATCCTTCAGGGAGGGGGCAGTAGTATGGATGCAGTTTTGGAGGCTGTGACCAATCTGGAGAATAACCCTGTCTTCAATGCAG GCTGTGGGTCAGTGCTGAATGTCAAAGGAGACATAGAGATGGATGCCATCGTGATGGATGGGAAAACACTAGGTAGTGGTGCTGTGTCCGCTGTACGCAATATAGCCAACCCTGTTCAGCTGGCAAGACTGGTTATGGAGAAG accAGTCATGCGTGTCTAACAGCAGAGGGTGCCAGTAAGTTCGCTCGGGACATGGGTATCCCCGAGGTGCCCCAAGAGTCCCTCATCACTGAGTATTCCCGCATGCGCTGGAAAGACAACCTGGAACCTGACGCAAACCCTGTGCAGTGCCAAAT GGGGAAGATGGGCACAGTTGGAGCTGTGGCAGTCGACAGGGAGGGCAACACAGCCTGTGCAACCTCCACTGGTGGAATGCTGAACAAGATGGAGGGACGGGTGGGCGACACACCCATGATAG GTCAGTCAGTGGAGGCAGCCAGTGATCTGGGCCTGGCCTACATGAAGTCCAGGGTGGATGGGCTGGGTGGGGTGGTGACAGTGGATCCCCAGGGTCATTGGGCTGCTCGCTTCTCCAGCCTGCAAATGGCCTGGGCTGCAGCTCAGAAAGACACCCTGCACCATGGCCTGTACTGTGGGGAACACTTTACACAGAGCATTGATTAA
- the LOC113132140 gene encoding isoaspartyl peptidase/L-asparaginase-like isoform X3 encodes MTPRRYFVPSQMTDMLPVVVVQGGAGFVPRQRSEASTSGVCAAARAAYAILQGGGSSMDAVLEAVTNLENNPVFNAGCGSVLNVKGDIEMDAIVMDGKTLGSGAVSAVRNIANPVQLARLVMEKTSHACLTAEGASKFARDMGIPEVPQESLITEYSRMRWKDNLEPDANPVQCQMGKMGTVGAVAVDREGNTACATSTGGMLNKMEGRVGDTPMIGSGSYADNKVGAVSITGHGEAIMKVALARLIMFHMEQGQSVEAASDLGLAYMKSRVDGLGGVVTVDPQGHWAARFSSLQMAWAAAQKDTLHHGLYCGEHFTQSID; translated from the exons TTCCTTCACAGATGACTGACATGTTGCCAGTTGTGGTGGTCCAGGGGGGCGCAGGTTTTGTCCCAAGGCAGCGGTCAGAAGCGTCAACTTCAGGGGTGTGCGCAGCAGCCCGAGCAGCTTATGCCATCCTTCAGGGAGGGGGCAGTAGTATGGATGCAGTTTTGGAGGCTGTGACCAATCTGGAGAATAACCCTGTCTTCAATGCAG GCTGTGGGTCAGTGCTGAATGTCAAAGGAGACATAGAGATGGATGCCATCGTGATGGATGGGAAAACACTAGGTAGTGGTGCTGTGTCCGCTGTACGCAATATAGCCAACCCTGTTCAGCTGGCAAGACTGGTTATGGAGAAG accAGTCATGCGTGTCTAACAGCAGAGGGTGCCAGTAAGTTCGCTCGGGACATGGGTATCCCCGAGGTGCCCCAAGAGTCCCTCATCACTGAGTATTCCCGCATGCGCTGGAAAGACAACCTGGAACCTGACGCAAACCCTGTGCAGTGCCAAAT GGGGAAGATGGGCACAGTTGGAGCTGTGGCAGTCGACAGGGAGGGCAACACAGCCTGTGCAACCTCCACTGGTGGAATGCTGAACAAGATGGAGGGACGGGTGGGCGACACACCCATGATAG GATCTGGCAGTTATGCTGACAACAAGGTGGGAGCGGTGTCAATTACAGGGCACGGAGAAGCCATAATGAAAGTTGCACTGGCACGACTCATCATGTTCCACATGGAGCAAG GTCAGTCAGTGGAGGCAGCCAGTGATCTGGGCCTGGCCTACATGAAGTCCAGGGTGGATGGGCTGGGTGGGGTGGTGACAGTGGATCCCCAGGGTCATTGGGCTGCTCGCTTCTCCAGCCTGCAAATGGCCTGGGCTGCAGCTCAGAAAGACACCCTGCACCATGGCCTGTACTGTGGGGAACACTTTACACAGAGCATTGATTAA
- the LOC113132140 gene encoding isoaspartyl peptidase/L-asparaginase-like isoform X4, whose amino-acid sequence MTDMLPVVVVQGGAGFVPRQRSEASTSGVCAAARAAYAILQGGGSSMDAVLEAVTNLENNPVFNAGCGSVLNVKGDIEMDAIVMDGKTLGSGAVSAVRNIANPVQLARLVMEKTSHACLTAEGASKFARDMGIPEVPQESLITEYSRMRWKDNLEPDANPVQCQMGKMGTVGAVAVDREGNTACATSTGGMLNKMEGRVGDTPMIGSGSYADNKVGAVSITGHGEAIMKVALARLIMFHMEQGQSVEAASDLGLAYMKSRVDGLGGVVTVDPQGHWAARFSSLQMAWAAAQKDTLHHGLYCGEHFTQSID is encoded by the exons ATGACTGACATGTTGCCAGTTGTGGTGGTCCAGGGGGGCGCAGGTTTTGTCCCAAGGCAGCGGTCAGAAGCGTCAACTTCAGGGGTGTGCGCAGCAGCCCGAGCAGCTTATGCCATCCTTCAGGGAGGGGGCAGTAGTATGGATGCAGTTTTGGAGGCTGTGACCAATCTGGAGAATAACCCTGTCTTCAATGCAG GCTGTGGGTCAGTGCTGAATGTCAAAGGAGACATAGAGATGGATGCCATCGTGATGGATGGGAAAACACTAGGTAGTGGTGCTGTGTCCGCTGTACGCAATATAGCCAACCCTGTTCAGCTGGCAAGACTGGTTATGGAGAAG accAGTCATGCGTGTCTAACAGCAGAGGGTGCCAGTAAGTTCGCTCGGGACATGGGTATCCCCGAGGTGCCCCAAGAGTCCCTCATCACTGAGTATTCCCGCATGCGCTGGAAAGACAACCTGGAACCTGACGCAAACCCTGTGCAGTGCCAAAT GGGGAAGATGGGCACAGTTGGAGCTGTGGCAGTCGACAGGGAGGGCAACACAGCCTGTGCAACCTCCACTGGTGGAATGCTGAACAAGATGGAGGGACGGGTGGGCGACACACCCATGATAG GATCTGGCAGTTATGCTGACAACAAGGTGGGAGCGGTGTCAATTACAGGGCACGGAGAAGCCATAATGAAAGTTGCACTGGCACGACTCATCATGTTCCACATGGAGCAAG GTCAGTCAGTGGAGGCAGCCAGTGATCTGGGCCTGGCCTACATGAAGTCCAGGGTGGATGGGCTGGGTGGGGTGGTGACAGTGGATCCCCAGGGTCATTGGGCTGCTCGCTTCTCCAGCCTGCAAATGGCCTGGGCTGCAGCTCAGAAAGACACCCTGCACCATGGCCTGTACTGTGGGGAACACTTTACACAGAGCATTGATTAA
- the LOC113132140 gene encoding isoaspartyl peptidase/L-asparaginase-like isoform X1: MHFYAQIFFLCFLSNFAHLELHLLAVPSQMTDMLPVVVVQGGAGFVPRQRSEASTSGVCAAARAAYAILQGGGSSMDAVLEAVTNLENNPVFNAGCGSVLNVKGDIEMDAIVMDGKTLGSGAVSAVRNIANPVQLARLVMEKTSHACLTAEGASKFARDMGIPEVPQESLITEYSRMRWKDNLEPDANPVQCQMGKMGTVGAVAVDREGNTACATSTGGMLNKMEGRVGDTPMIGSGSYADNKVGAVSITGHGEAIMKVALARLIMFHMEQGQSVEAASDLGLAYMKSRVDGLGGVVTVDPQGHWAARFSSLQMAWAAAQKDTLHHGLYCGEHFTQSID, translated from the exons atgcatttttatgctCAAAtctttttcttatgttttctgTCAAACTTTGCACATTTAGAACTTCATCTATTGGCAGTTCCTTCACAGATGACTGACATGTTGCCAGTTGTGGTGGTCCAGGGGGGCGCAGGTTTTGTCCCAAGGCAGCGGTCAGAAGCGTCAACTTCAGGGGTGTGCGCAGCAGCCCGAGCAGCTTATGCCATCCTTCAGGGAGGGGGCAGTAGTATGGATGCAGTTTTGGAGGCTGTGACCAATCTGGAGAATAACCCTGTCTTCAATGCAG GCTGTGGGTCAGTGCTGAATGTCAAAGGAGACATAGAGATGGATGCCATCGTGATGGATGGGAAAACACTAGGTAGTGGTGCTGTGTCCGCTGTACGCAATATAGCCAACCCTGTTCAGCTGGCAAGACTGGTTATGGAGAAG accAGTCATGCGTGTCTAACAGCAGAGGGTGCCAGTAAGTTCGCTCGGGACATGGGTATCCCCGAGGTGCCCCAAGAGTCCCTCATCACTGAGTATTCCCGCATGCGCTGGAAAGACAACCTGGAACCTGACGCAAACCCTGTGCAGTGCCAAAT GGGGAAGATGGGCACAGTTGGAGCTGTGGCAGTCGACAGGGAGGGCAACACAGCCTGTGCAACCTCCACTGGTGGAATGCTGAACAAGATGGAGGGACGGGTGGGCGACACACCCATGATAG GATCTGGCAGTTATGCTGACAACAAGGTGGGAGCGGTGTCAATTACAGGGCACGGAGAAGCCATAATGAAAGTTGCACTGGCACGACTCATCATGTTCCACATGGAGCAAG GTCAGTCAGTGGAGGCAGCCAGTGATCTGGGCCTGGCCTACATGAAGTCCAGGGTGGATGGGCTGGGTGGGGTGGTGACAGTGGATCCCCAGGGTCATTGGGCTGCTCGCTTCTCCAGCCTGCAAATGGCCTGGGCTGCAGCTCAGAAAGACACCCTGCACCATGGCCTGTACTGTGGGGAACACTTTACACAGAGCATTGATTAA